A DNA window from Halichondria panicea chromosome 16, odHalPani1.1, whole genome shotgun sequence contains the following coding sequences:
- the LOC135349949 gene encoding uncharacterized protein LOC135349949: MGFMSKRFSVLLMTVSVGASVFLLYNQAQTNRTGRALSVEQLNEIRLDSAATDKGLQFFHAKQHTPLMKTPRTVNEDVSDSKPAPTPANLFELRSSFQLPVPYCTLSVDSLLQQPWIRELQEILSTIDPLSGPISLTTSDYNFRDILLNWLSASTVHITPQLSHLLVLCMDKSVYDLLKAHNIASIYAPPESFINKKTDAGLKRHIAFTATQILRLTVMRLLNHWGYDAANYDADAILVKNPEPLMYDIYRESSLIASHGHFPAEIRVQWGGTTLCAGMFMVKSGPATEIFWKMMNAVVPNSYNDQARLNNALLKLGVRWDDSQHGNIQTTDWQGTTDTGFDVTVLSALRVCRQTCNRKTHKREYYVWHKGGSGVKGKMNYARQGGLWYLRKDWETVTNNSTLTGIDWLRAISVS; this comes from the exons ATGGGGTTTATGAGTAAGCGTTTCAGTGTTCTCTTAATGACTGTCAGTGTGGGAGCCAGTGTATTCCTTCTTTATAACCAAGCACAGACCAACAGAACAG GTAGAGCTCTGTCAGTCGAGCAACTCAATGAAATACGTCTCGATTCGGCAGCTACTGATAAAGGTTTACAGTTTTTCCATGCTAAACAACACACACCTTTGATGAAAACACCTCGCACAGTCAATGAAGACGTATCAGATTCCAAACCAGCACCAACACCAGCTAATCTGTTCGAACTCCGCTCCTCATTTCAGCTCCCTGTGCCCTACTGTACCCTCTCAGTGGACTCCCTGCTTCAGCAGCCATGGATAAGGGAACTGCAAGAGATTCTCTCTACTATTGATCCGCTCTCTGGCCCAATCAGCTTGACGACCAGTGACTACAACTTCCGAGATATTCTCCTGAATTGGCTCTCTGCTAGCACAGTGCATATCACTCCTCAATTAAGTCATCTCCTTGTACTTTGTATGGATAAATCGGTATACGACTTACTCAAAGCCCACAATATAGCCTCCATTTATGCTCCTCCAGAGTCGTTTATTAATAAAAAGACTGACGCTGGTCTCAAAAGACACATTGCATTCACCGCAACACAAATCCTAAGACTTACAGTCATGAGGCTCCTCAACCACTGGGGATATGATGCAGCTAACTATGATGCAGACGCTATCCTTGTGAAGAACCCAGAACCTCTCATGTATGATATCTACAGGGAGAGCAGCCTGATTGCGTCTCATGGTCACTTCCCGGCAGAGATCAGGGTCCAGTGGGGAGGCACCACCCTCTGTGCAGGGATGTTCATGGTCAAGAGTGGACCAGCTACAG AGATATTCTGGAAGATGATGAATGCTGTCGTCCCTAACTCTTATAACGATCAAGCAAGACTAAACAATGCTCTGTTAAAGCTAGGCGTCCGTTGGGATGACAGCCAGCACGGGAACATTCAGACAACCGACTGGCAAGGAACGACAGACACTGGGTTTGATGTTACCGTTCTCTCGGCCCTCAGGGTATGCAGACAGACGTGCAACCGGAAAACACATAAGAGAGAGTACTATGTGTGGCACAAAGGAGGTTCAGGGGTAAAAGGGAAGATGAATTATGCTCGTCAAGGTGGACTATGGTACCTCAGGAAAGATTGGGAGACAGTGACTAATAATAGTACTTTGACAGGCATAGACTGGCTTAGAGCAATTTCTGTATCGTAG
- the LOC135349984 gene encoding large ribosomal subunit protein uL22m-like, which produces MWSWKPTTVILPRLLQLTGLGPCVAGSHRALSCCYSTIAQVQREASTPSAPQPRDFHGCMQMIKTSPMKLNLVAKLIRRLPIGQALAQVEFCEKKVAEHVKMVLTDTQRKSVIRHKVAPLNLWVAESFVGKGQYKKSIRYHGKGMFGNSHKMYAHYFLTLREGRPPRKVRSLDDHSKWKTKKLIQAGPRTIPNAL; this is translated from the exons ATGTGGAGTTGGAAACCTACTACTGTCATCCTTCCAAGGCTCTTACAGTTGACAGG GTTGGGGCCCTGTGTAGCTGGTTCACACAGAGCTCTGTCATGTTGTTACTCTACGATAGCACAAGTACAAAGAGAGGCTTCTACACCATCGGCACCACAACCAAGG GACTTCCATGGCTGTATGCAAATGATCAAGACGAGCCCCATGAAGCTCAATCTTGTTGCTAAGTTG ATAAGGAGGTTGCCGATTGGTCAGGCACTGGCGCAGGTAGAATTTTGTGAGAAGAAAGTTGCAGAGCATGTTAAAATG GTATTGACTGACACTCAAAGAAAATCAGTGATACGTCATAAGGTTGCGCCTCTCAATCTCTGGGTTG CCGAGTCGTTTGTTGGTAAAGGTCAGTACAAGAAGAGCATACGTTATCATGGCAAGGGCATGTTTggaaactctcacaaaatgtACGCTCACTACTTCCTCACACTAAGAGAGGGTAGACCACCAAGAAAAGTACGCAGTCTTGACGACCACAGCAAGTGGAAAACTAAAAAACTTATTCAAGCTGGACCAAGGACAATTCCTAACGCACTTTGA
- the LOC135349915 gene encoding uncharacterized protein LOC135349915: MVHAVSNLKKKMSSSTLSESDTSTGASFDSLLTWLNTFDLGDQKCTEAEDLCSGRVLQSCLASMCPEVAGDDKDPWTEIITKLEHYCGCSLEKSVCLQKVKDGNLEEMAKVVVLLICYFVEDESINQNVIEQIMQLPLGVQQDLMSLIELGLGKVNSETLSSGNFHSGVNCGTEASSLQTDDLTPVRSSRHRSSSMFHQGLDSPAGRRWLSSPALSAHKRRVPRTPLIASIVTTSLRTDPMTDSSAEDLLILRHQLSVLEKKFESEKQLSVDLNTELQSTNQTCSSLQETNKKLTVKLTSVESQHKDVLDELLYKERKLEETQAILTKNRLEIDALSGLKETVRSLEAKVDASEVVKRELQHQTKKLHDCDLVLVEREAELRRLKLAHENTLAELHDAVTKKESSLMEASREYEELWGQFKQLERDKSQVESLLLQKSCEVEASIREYDQYKMEANERVVILEETKVNLKTKLEAAHEVNTVWKQQIETLEKSNTDLHTKLDVAQRDHELYKADVDQQVQTLEKSNADLQTKLDVAQRDHELYKADVDQQVQSLEKLNVDIQAEIKDLSKENECYQQQMDEQLKAANSELENKLAATLRDHDLYKEQAREKYQVYKQELDEQLQALKKVNVNLQANLDQTCHDREMYKQQVIIQIDTLQKANTDLQANLKAAHEEIELIQSQMEMVEKSTVALKTALDTAQREHELYKTEANEQIQALEKANGDLEAKMATMCEEHDTYKLKMDETQQALVNLQEQLNSSCQVHELYKQQATSQINTLKTTNSQLEADMKAIVKEKATVDDANAELQTKLDTSCEEYKASRLEVQALDTTNTTLQSRVDKACEEHESYKKEMTDKLLTSEEQHAKLQHVLNTTRQEHALFKQEVTSQVESLQKANTRLDADLVASRQEHEFYKTEIINRLNTVEKANLDLGVELDAKSEECEQYKTNVLALQANNCDIQTKFDKVHKHHESSQQEVQNLKESVSELKSRLETACEDEIEANARVQILKGANSQLQNELMFVQRELKEQHKSELPATSSHNNTRSGGNEKRLDELQRRNLITHPHLRSSYPIEMQVRPESPSVSNDIIKNGSRNTAQSSTLQGSTSFVVSFDESSTSRKRSRDLDTSVSIPPSSLPRISALPSPESATFSTTTESTSFSTFSQTSTRTTESTFVKTKSMRPTLAELKKNTQGTVSMKLRSYLDDPSSRPSVSGTSFDVPLSPPKRAMPKRLQTRVTKSKTIPPVERRQTIVKPKQSKSKK, translated from the exons ATTATTGTGGGTGTTCTCTGGAGAAATCGGTGTGTCTTCAAAAGGTGAAGGATGGAAACTTGGAGGAAATGGCAAAG GTGGTTGTGCTTCTCATCTGCTACTTTGTTGAGGATGAGTCTATCAACCAGAACGTCATTGAGCAGATCATGCAGCTACCCCTTGGTGTGCAGCAAGATCTGATGTCACTCATTGAGTTAGGACTGGGTAAAGTCAACAGCGAAACTCTCTCCTCTGGCAACTTTCACTCCGGTGTGAACTGTGGCACTGAGGCATCGTCTCTCCAAACAGACGACCTCACCCCTGTTAGATCATCTAGACATCGCAGTTCTAGTATGTTCCATCAAGGGTTGGATTCTCCAGCAGGTCGACGATGGTTGTCCTCCCCCGCTCTCTCTGCTCACAAGAGGAGGGTGCCTAGGACTCCACTCATTGCCAGCATTGTCACCACCTCTCTGAGGACTGACCCTATG ACTGATAGCAGTGCTGAGGACCTGCTGATCCTCCGACATCAATTGTCTGTCCTGGAGAAGAAATTTGAGAGCGAGAAGCAGCTCTCCGTTGACCTGAACACTGAGCTCCAGTCCACGAACCAAACCTGCAGCAGTCTACAGGAAACAAATAAAAAGCTGACCGTCAAGCTGACCTCTGTTGAATCGCAACACAAAGATGTGCTAGATGAGCTTCTGTACAAGGAGAGAAAACTTGAAGAGACTCAGGCCATTCTGACCAAAAACAGGCTGGAGATAGATGCGCTATCTGGCCTCAAGGAGACTGTTAGAAGTCTCGAGGCAAAAGTGGACGCTTCTGAGGTGGTCAAACGTGAACTTCAACATCAGACAAAA AAGCTGCATGACTGTGACCTGGTCTTGGTGGAGAGAGAGGCGGAGTTGCGACGACTCAAGCTAGCCCATGAGAACACCCTTGCAGAGCTACACGATGCCGTCACCAAGAAAGAGAGCTCTCTGATGGAG GCGTCCAGAGAATATGAGGAGCTTTGGGGGCAGTTCAAACAACTGGAGCGAGACAAGTCACAAGTTGAATCCCTTCTACTCCAAAAATCAT GTGAAGTGGAGGCCTCCATCAGAGAGTATGATCAGTACAAGATGGAAGCGAATGAACGAGTGGTGATTTTAGAGGAGACGAAAGTTAACCTCAAGACGAAACTTGAAGCCGCTCATGAAGTCAACACCGTATGGAAGCAGCAAATTGAGACACTGGAGAAATCAAATACTGATCTTCATACCAAGCTGGATGTTGCTCAAAGGGATCACGAGTTGTACAAGGCTGACGTGGACCAACAAGTACAAACCCTGGAGAAATCGAATGCTGATCTTCAAACCAAGCTGGATGTTGCTCAAAGGGATCACGAGTTATACAAGGCTGACGTGGACCAGCAAGTTCAAAGCCTAGAGAAATTGAATGTTGACATTCAAGCCGAAATCAAAGACCTTTCCAAAGAAAACGAGTGCTACCAGCAACAGATGGACGAACAACTGAAAGCAGCTAATTCTGAGCTTGAAAACAAACTGGCTGCAACCCTTCGAGATCATGACTTATACAAAGAGCAGGCGCGTGAAAAATATCAAGTGTACAAGCAAGAATTGGATGAGCAACTACAAGCGTTGAAGAAAGTCAATGTCAATCTACAAGCTAACTTGGACCAAACCTGTCATGATCGTGAAATGTACAAACAACAGGTTATTATTCAAATAGATACTCTGCAGAAAGCCAATACTGACCTCCAAGCCAATTTGAAAGCGGCTCATGAAGAGATCGAGTTAATCCAGTCGCAAATGGAGATGGTAGAGAAATCAACTGTTGCCCTTAAAACTGCACTGGACACAGCTCAAAGAGAACACGAGTTGTACAAAACTGAAGCAAATGAACAAATCCAAGCGCTTGAGAAGGCCAACGGTGACCTTGAAGCTAAGATGGCTACAATGTGCGAAGAACATGATACCTACAAGTTGAAGATGGACGAGACACAACAGGCCTTAGTTAATCTCCAAGAACAATTGAACTCATCCTGCCAAGTTCATGAATTGTACAAACAGCAAGCTACTAGCCAAATAAACACTCTCAAGACAACTAACTCCCAACTTGAAGCCGATATGAAAGCAATAGTCAAAGAAAAAGCAACCGTAGATGATGCTAATGCTGAGCTTCAGACTAAACTGGATACGTCATGTGAGGAGTACAAGGCATCCAGACTTGAGGTGCAAGCTCTAGACACCACCAATACCACCCTCCAGTCAAGAGTTGACAAGGCCTGTGAAGAACACGAGTCCTACAAAAAAGAGATGACCGACAAATTGCTGACCTCAGAGGAACAACATGCTAAACTCCAACACGTATTGAATACAACTCGTCAAGAACATGCTCTGTTCAAGCAGGAAGTTACTAGCCAGGTGGAGTCTCTGCAGAAAGCTAACACACGCTTAGACGCTGACCTAGTGGCATCCCGTCAAGAACACGAATTTTACAAGACTGAGATTATCAACAGATTAAATACTGTGGAAAAAGCAAATCTTGATCTTGGAGTTGAACTCGATGCAAAATCTGAAGAGTGTGAACAATACAAGACCAATGTACTGGCTCTGCAAGCAAACAATTGTGATATTCAAACTAAATTTGATAAAGTACACAAACATCATGAAAGCTCTCAGCAGGAGGTACAAAATCTGAAAGAAAGTGTTTCTGAGCTGAAGTCTAGATTGGAGACAGCCTGTGAAGATGAAATTGAAGCAAATGCCAGAGTACAGATATTGAAGGGAGCCAATTCACAACTCCAGAATGAGCTGATGTTTGTGCAAAGAGAGTTAAAG GAGCAGCACAAATCAGAACTCCCAGCTACATCATCTCACAATAATACTAGGAGTGGGGGAAACGAGAAGAGATTGGATGAACTCCAGCGACGGAACCTGATAACCCATCCCCACCTCAGATCTTCTTATCCTATTGAGATGCAAGTGAGACCAGAGTCCCCGAGTGTATCTAACGACATCATTAAAAACGGAAGCAGAAACACAGCTCAGAGTTCTACCCTTCAAGGATCTACTTCTTTTGTCGTGTCTTTCGATGAGTCATCTACCTCAAGAAAGCGAAGTCGTGATCTTGACACGTCTGTCTCCATCCCTCCCTCCTCACTCCCCCGCATCAGTGCACTACCCTCCCCTGAGTCGGCTACTTTCTCTACCACTACCGAGTCCACATCTTTTAGCACCTTCTCACAAACGTCTACCCGTACAACAGAGTCAACATTTGTCAAGACAAAATCGATGAGGCCCACTCTAGCAGAACTAAAAAAGAATACTCAAGGGACCGTAAGTATGAAACTGCGTAGTTACCTGGACGATCCTAGCTCTCGACCCTCTGTCTCTGGTACTAGTTTCGATGTCCCCTTATCCCCTCCAAAGCGTGCAATGCCCAAGAGATTGCAGACTCGAGTTACCAAAAGCAAAACAATCCCTCCAGTAGAACGAAGGCAGACTATTGTGAAGCCAAAACAATCAAAAAGCAAGAAATGA